In Rhizobium sp. WSM4643, the following are encoded in one genomic region:
- a CDS encoding DUF4167 domain-containing protein, which produces MRPGQQNKRGRGRGNNNNGGGGGGGGNNNNNNFNRKGGNPLTRTYDSSGPDVKIRGTAQHIAEKYAQLARDAQSSGDRVIAENYLQHAEHYNRIIASAQAQMQERFQRDDRGEYNDRDGADRDGDDMDNNENDNDGDDVVIVQPPQSRPHQPQQSRQHQPQAQPKPVAAQAPAPAPQSEVIDGTGPQPEIEGIPAEVAMDEEGAGGQPRERQPRRRSTGSRPRRPRRGAEGEEAAAEGEGASAEAPVLADVASE; this is translated from the coding sequence ATGAGGCCAGGACAGCAGAACAAGCGCGGTCGAGGGCGTGGCAACAATAACAACGGCGGCGGTGGCGGCGGCGGTGGAAATAACAATAACAACAATTTCAACCGCAAGGGCGGCAATCCGCTGACCCGGACCTATGACAGCTCCGGCCCCGATGTGAAGATTCGCGGTACTGCGCAGCATATCGCCGAAAAATACGCACAGCTCGCCCGCGACGCCCAAAGCTCCGGCGACCGCGTGATTGCCGAGAATTATCTGCAGCACGCCGAACATTATAATCGTATCATTGCCAGCGCCCAGGCGCAGATGCAGGAACGGTTCCAACGCGACGACCGCGGCGAGTACAATGATCGAGACGGTGCGGACCGCGACGGCGACGATATGGACAACAATGAGAATGACAATGACGGCGACGATGTCGTTATCGTCCAGCCGCCGCAGAGCAGGCCGCACCAGCCGCAGCAGAGCAGACAGCACCAGCCGCAGGCACAGCCGAAGCCGGTGGCCGCTCAGGCGCCTGCACCGGCACCCCAGTCCGAGGTCATCGATGGAACCGGCCCGCAGCCGGAGATCGAAGGCATTCCGGCCGAGGTCGCCATGGACGAGGAAGGTGCCGGCGGCCAGCCGCGTGAACGCCAGCCCCGCCGCCGCAGCACCGGCAGCCGTCCCCGTCGCCCGCGTCGCGGCGCTGAGGGCGAAGAAGCAGCCGCTGAAGGCGAGGGTGCCTCTGCCGAGGCGCCAGTGCTGGCTGACGTCGCATCGGAATGA
- the prmC gene encoding peptide chain release factor N(5)-glutamine methyltransferase, with the protein MSSTVADILADARRRFTEAGIVDPATDARLLVAGLLKLSPTELLTRSAERLSAEQAELIFKALERRLGHEPVHRILGEREFYGLPLRLSAETLEPRPDTEILVDTVLVYLKDLAKAQSRLHILDMGTGTGAICLALLSECPDASGVGSDISADALLTARSNAERNGLQDRFQAVQSNWFEDIQGSFHAIVSNPPYIASNVILDLAPEVTKFDPAAALDGGPDGLDAYKAIAKDAARFIRPDGVVGLEIGYDQRNDVTAIFEAKGFRCLKSVKDYGQNDRVLVFALV; encoded by the coding sequence ATGAGCTCGACGGTCGCCGATATCCTTGCCGATGCGCGCCGCCGCTTCACCGAAGCAGGTATTGTCGACCCGGCGACCGATGCGCGGCTGCTTGTCGCGGGCCTTCTGAAACTGTCGCCGACCGAGCTGTTGACGCGATCGGCCGAGAGGCTTTCTGCTGAGCAGGCCGAATTGATTTTCAAGGCGCTGGAGCGGCGGCTTGGTCATGAGCCGGTGCATCGTATCCTCGGCGAGCGGGAATTCTATGGCCTGCCACTCCGGCTCTCGGCGGAAACGCTGGAGCCGCGGCCGGATACGGAAATCCTGGTCGATACGGTTCTCGTCTATCTCAAAGACCTTGCAAAGGCGCAAAGCCGTCTCCATATCCTTGACATGGGAACTGGGACCGGGGCGATATGCCTTGCGCTTTTGAGCGAATGTCCTGATGCGTCAGGTGTCGGCAGCGACATATCGGCGGATGCACTTTTGACGGCAAGATCGAATGCAGAAAGAAACGGGTTGCAGGATCGTTTTCAGGCCGTACAGTCGAATTGGTTCGAGGACATCCAGGGATCCTTTCACGCGATTGTCTCAAATCCGCCCTATATTGCTTCCAATGTCATTCTCGATCTCGCGCCCGAAGTGACCAAATTTGATCCGGCTGCGGCTCTGGATGGCGGCCCGGATGGGCTTGACGCTTACAAAGCCATAGCCAAGGATGCGGCAAGGTTCATCAGGCCCGATGGGGTCGTCGGACTGGAGATCGGCTACGATCAGCGAAACGACGTGACGGCGATCTTTGAAGCGAAAGGCTTCAGGTGCCTCAAATCCGTGAAAGATTATGGTCAGAACGACAGGGTGCTCGTGTTCGCGCTCGTGTGA